The following coding sequences are from one Acidobacteriota bacterium window:
- a CDS encoding alpha/beta hydrolase, translated as MSTILGWIAASVVGLVLLRFAVLALEPALAFFPSRGEDLTPEAAGVAYVAESIPTSDGETLRAWWMPHEQAQAAVVYFHGNGGNLSLWLPIYLDLHARGFSVFAVDYRGYGLSTGRATERGLYLDVEATVAHYVSRHRRDGVPTVYWGRSLGTPMAARATHAHRPDGVVLEAGFPHVRSVLVGQPPLWLLSWLGSYRFPTAEWMAGFDGPVLVLHGTRDGIIPFRAGRALFEQIESPAKQFVPIERGDHNDLVPADPDAYWRAVEGFVSGVRS; from the coding sequence TTGAGCACGATCCTCGGCTGGATTGCCGCCAGCGTGGTGGGTCTGGTGTTGTTGCGGTTCGCGGTGCTGGCGCTCGAGCCGGCGCTGGCGTTTTTTCCGAGCCGCGGTGAGGACCTGACGCCAGAAGCCGCCGGCGTGGCGTACGTCGCCGAGTCGATCCCCACGAGCGATGGCGAGACGCTGCGCGCCTGGTGGATGCCCCACGAGCAGGCCCAGGCCGCCGTCGTGTACTTCCACGGCAACGGCGGCAACCTCTCGTTGTGGCTGCCGATCTATCTCGACCTGCACGCGCGCGGGTTCTCGGTGTTCGCGGTCGACTATCGCGGGTATGGCCTGAGCACGGGACGGGCCACCGAGCGCGGCCTCTACCTCGACGTCGAGGCGACGGTCGCGCACTACGTGTCGCGGCACCGCCGCGACGGCGTGCCGACCGTGTACTGGGGGCGGTCGCTCGGCACGCCGATGGCGGCCCGGGCGACGCACGCGCACCGGCCCGACGGCGTCGTGCTCGAGGCCGGGTTTCCGCACGTGCGCAGCGTGCTCGTCGGGCAGCCGCCGCTGTGGCTGCTGTCGTGGCTCGGCAGTTACCGGTTTCCGACCGCCGAGTGGATGGCCGGGTTCGACGGACCGGTGCTGGTGCTGCACGGGACCCGCGACGGGATCATCCCGTTCCGTGCGGGCCGCGCGCTCTTCGAGCAGATCGAGAGCCCTGCCAAGCAGTTCGTGCCGATCGAACGAGGCGACCACAACGATCTCGTGCCGGCGGACCCGGACGCCTACTGGCGCGCCGTCGAGGGGTTCGTCTCCGGGGTCAGGTCTTGA
- a CDS encoding amidohydrolase family protein: MIGPRGALAGFVTLAVACHPPPPADLAIRHVRVVSPDGISEPITLVIRDGRIAAHVPAGTTIRSREAIDVDGRYAVPGLIDLHQHAAGVVLPARLWLERGITTIRDPGGVVERRGGDPGSAAAGPTLRVVTGPTIDLEPGQTADSVRETVRREAASGSGVVKLYSRIPIDHARAAIDEAHRHGLRVTWHLSLPLSDAIDAGVDGVEHLYVFRELLPPYIEPDPVSTGEAFLSIHRRWAAHLDPDAPAARRLFARLAASGMVWTPTLTLGHRIASGHSEWTGGWTPVERREALAGFEAACRMVGAAHALGVTIGAGTDTEGPADLHEELTRLASCGLGHSGALAAATTVAARALGESSTLGHLGPGAAADIVIVDGNPLDDVGHLARSWLVVAGGVVVR, translated from the coding sequence ATGATCGGGCCTCGTGGTGCGCTCGCCGGCTTCGTGACCCTGGCCGTCGCGTGTCATCCGCCGCCTCCCGCCGATCTGGCGATTCGCCACGTCCGCGTCGTGTCTCCCGACGGCATCTCCGAACCCATCACGCTCGTCATCCGCGACGGTCGCATCGCCGCGCACGTGCCAGCGGGCACGACGATCCGGTCGCGAGAGGCGATCGACGTCGACGGGCGCTACGCGGTCCCCGGACTCATCGACCTGCATCAGCACGCCGCCGGGGTCGTCCTGCCGGCCCGACTTTGGCTCGAGCGCGGCATCACGACCATCCGGGACCCGGGCGGTGTCGTCGAACGTCGGGGGGGCGACCCGGGCAGCGCCGCCGCCGGGCCAACGCTCCGTGTCGTCACGGGGCCCACGATCGATCTCGAGCCGGGCCAGACGGCCGACAGCGTTCGCGAGACCGTGCGACGCGAGGCGGCCTCCGGCAGCGGAGTCGTGAAGCTCTACTCGCGCATCCCGATTGACCACGCGCGCGCGGCGATTGACGAAGCGCACCGGCACGGTCTGCGGGTGACGTGGCACCTGAGCCTGCCGCTCTCCGATGCGATCGACGCCGGCGTCGACGGCGTCGAGCACCTGTACGTCTTCCGCGAGCTGCTGCCGCCGTATATCGAGCCCGACCCCGTGTCGACCGGTGAGGCGTTCCTCTCGATTCACCGCCGGTGGGCTGCACATCTCGACCCGGACGCCCCGGCGGCCCGGCGTCTGTTCGCTCGTCTCGCCGCGTCGGGCATGGTCTGGACCCCGACGCTCACGCTCGGCCACCGCATCGCCAGCGGCCACTCGGAGTGGACAGGAGGCTGGACGCCGGTCGAGCGCCGCGAGGCCCTCGCCGGGTTCGAGGCCGCCTGCCGAATGGTCGGCGCGGCACACGCCCTGGGCGTCACCATCGGTGCCGGCACCGACACCGAGGGACCAGCAGACCTGCACGAGGAGCTGACGCGGCTCGCCTCGTGCGGCCTCGGCCACTCGGGCGCCCTCGCCGCGGCGACGACGGTGGCCGCACGGGCGCTCGGCGAGAGCTCGACGCTGGGGCACCTCGGCCCTGGGGCGGCGGCAGACATCGTCATCGTCGACGGCAACCCGCTCGACGACGTGGGTCACCTCGCACGGTCGTGGCTGGTCGTCGCCGGGGGAGTCGTCGTGCGGTGA
- a CDS encoding class II fumarate hydratase produces MTDAVRIEHDSLGPVDVPAVRLWGAQTERARRHFPADAERMPMAVVRAMARVKRAAVHTLAHLGHLDPAVARAIVEAADEILAGRHDEEFPLPVWQSGSGTQSHMNVNEVLANRASELLGGPRGAARLVHPNDHVNIGQSTNDVFPTAMHLAALEVLEDRVVPSASALRDTLRRKAEVHGDTIKIGRTHLQDAVPMTVGQELSAYAAQVDHALEAIDAARPALCRLAIGGTAVGTGLNAPAGFATRVVARLADDTGWPLVPAPNPFAALAGHEPLVVAHAALRVLAVALTKIATDLRWLASGPRCGLGEIRLPENEPGSSIMPGKVNPTQLESLTMAAAQVMGNDVTMGVAAAGGELQLNVFKPLLIHVFLQSARLLADGCAHSTRFAIEGLEPETDRLAAFVERSLMLATALAPHIGYDQAAALARAALATGRTLREEAVASGLVSEDDFDRWTDVRRMVDPHA; encoded by the coding sequence ATGACCGACGCGGTTCGCATCGAGCACGACAGTCTCGGGCCCGTCGATGTGCCGGCCGTGCGTCTGTGGGGCGCGCAGACCGAGCGGGCGCGGCGGCATTTCCCAGCCGACGCCGAGCGGATGCCGATGGCCGTGGTGCGGGCCATGGCGCGCGTGAAGCGCGCCGCCGTCCACACGCTCGCGCACCTCGGGCACCTGGATCCGGCCGTGGCCCGCGCGATCGTCGAGGCCGCCGACGAGATCCTGGCCGGTCGCCACGACGAGGAGTTCCCACTGCCGGTGTGGCAGAGCGGCAGCGGCACCCAGTCGCACATGAACGTGAACGAGGTGCTCGCCAATCGCGCGTCCGAACTGCTCGGCGGACCGCGAGGCGCGGCGCGCCTCGTCCACCCCAACGATCACGTCAACATCGGACAGTCGACCAACGACGTCTTCCCAACGGCGATGCACCTTGCCGCGCTCGAGGTGCTGGAGGACCGCGTCGTGCCGTCGGCTTCGGCCCTCCGCGACACCCTTCGCCGAAAGGCCGAGGTCCACGGCGACACGATCAAGATCGGGCGGACCCACCTGCAGGACGCCGTGCCCATGACGGTCGGCCAGGAGCTCTCGGCGTACGCGGCGCAGGTCGATCACGCGCTCGAGGCGATCGATGCGGCGCGTCCGGCCCTGTGCCGGCTGGCGATTGGCGGCACCGCCGTGGGCACCGGACTCAACGCGCCCGCCGGCTTCGCCACCCGCGTCGTCGCTCGCCTGGCCGACGACACCGGCTGGCCGCTCGTGCCGGCGCCGAATCCGTTTGCCGCGCTCGCCGGGCACGAGCCGCTCGTCGTCGCGCACGCCGCCCTGCGCGTGCTTGCCGTCGCGCTGACGAAAATCGCCACCGACCTGCGATGGCTGGCGTCGGGGCCGCGATGTGGGCTCGGCGAGATCCGCCTGCCGGAGAACGAACCTGGCAGCTCGATCATGCCGGGCAAGGTCAACCCGACGCAGCTCGAGTCGTTGACGATGGCGGCGGCGCAGGTCATGGGGAACGACGTGACGATGGGCGTGGCGGCGGCCGGCGGCGAGCTGCAGCTGAACGTCTTCAAGCCGCTGCTCATCCACGTGTTCCTGCAGAGCGCGCGCCTGCTCGCCGACGGGTGCGCGCATTCCACGCGCTTTGCCATCGAGGGCCTCGAGCCGGAGACGGACCGGCTGGCGGCCTTCGTCGAACGTTCGCTGATGCTGGCGACCGCGCTCGCGCCGCACATCGGCTACGACCAGGCTGCGGCACTGGCCCGTGCGGCGCTCGCGACGGGGCGAACGCTCCGGGAGGAAGCGGTCGCGTCGGGGCTCGTGTCGGAGGACGACTTCGATCGGTGGACCGACGTGCGGCGGATGGTCGATCCGCACGCCTGA
- a CDS encoding crotonase/enoyl-CoA hydratase family protein: protein MTPPTFETIEIALADGVAQVWLNRPQKANAMSRAMWDEISAAFAWVDRTPEARVAVLAGRGTHFTSGIDLSLLAGVRAEIADDCEGRSREKLRRLILDFQASLTSLERCRKPVLAAIHGACVGGGVDLVCCADMRYASADAVFQVKEIDLGMTADVGTLQRLPKLVADGMARELAYTGRQVPANEAREMGLVNRVFDSTEALHAGVTAIAATIAAKSPLAIRGTKEMLLYARDHSVVDGLDRVATWNAAMLVSADIAEAMGAAFEKRPPRFRD, encoded by the coding sequence ATGACGCCGCCGACCTTCGAGACCATCGAGATCGCGCTCGCCGACGGCGTGGCGCAGGTCTGGCTGAACCGGCCGCAGAAGGCCAACGCGATGAGCCGCGCCATGTGGGATGAGATTAGCGCGGCGTTCGCGTGGGTCGACCGCACACCCGAGGCGCGCGTTGCGGTCCTCGCCGGGCGCGGCACCCACTTCACGTCGGGCATCGACCTGTCGCTGCTCGCAGGCGTGCGCGCGGAGATCGCCGACGACTGCGAAGGGCGCAGCCGCGAGAAGCTCCGGCGCCTCATCCTCGACTTCCAGGCTTCGCTCACGAGCCTCGAACGGTGCCGCAAGCCGGTGCTCGCCGCGATCCACGGCGCGTGCGTCGGAGGCGGCGTCGACCTCGTCTGCTGCGCCGACATGCGGTACGCGTCGGCCGACGCGGTGTTCCAGGTGAAGGAGATCGACCTCGGGATGACGGCCGACGTGGGTACTTTGCAGCGCCTCCCGAAGCTCGTCGCCGACGGCATGGCGCGCGAGCTCGCCTACACCGGCCGCCAGGTCCCGGCCAACGAGGCGCGCGAGATGGGCCTCGTCAACCGTGTCTTCGATTCGACGGAGGCACTGCACGCAGGCGTGACGGCTATCGCGGCAACGATTGCGGCGAAGTCGCCGCTCGCCATCCGCGGGACCAAGGAGATGCTGCTGTACGCGCGCGACCACTCGGTGGTGGACGGCCTCGACCGCGTGGCCACGTGGAACGCGGCCATGCTGGTCTCGGCCGACATCGCCGAAGCGATGGGCGCCGCGTTCGAGAAACGCCCGCCCCGCTTCCGCGATTGA
- a CDS encoding cobalamin-dependent protein (Presence of a B(12) (cobalamin)-binding domain implies dependence on cobalamin itself, in one of its several forms, or in some unusual lineages, dependence on a cobalamin-like analog.) — protein MAMHPLGTRARVLLTSVFGPFAQDDEYGSRAINPMELYQNQVTREQGPFSLRMFHRSWGILFIQQNISAPCTVLDFPTRERFIREITTTHYDVVGISSIIVNVGKAREMCRLVREHSPRSTIVVGGHVTAIPGIERLLDADHVVKGEGVAWFREFLGEDPGRPIVHPVLPSSFGFRIMGLPARGGHDAATIVPSVGCPLGCNFCTTSAFFGGKGKFVDFYTRGRELFDIMCRTEAALGTKAFFMMDENFLLNRKRALELLDCMKAGGKAWTLYVFSSANAIAKYDLRELVELGVAWIWLGLESAQNGYAKLKGTDTRQLVADLQQHGIRVLGSTIIGLEHHTPDNIDAEVEHAVAHDTDFHQFMLYTPVPGTPLYREMEAEGRLLPGVDLADIHGQHRFNFRHAAIDGGDSKRILDWAFRRDYERNGPSLYRLMRTMYAGWQRYRDDPDPRVRERMAHEGRQLRGTYGAALWAMERYLREGRREVSDRVRALRLEIQRDLGAAARAVHALAGAALLWSSRREARRFPTGRPLEPRTFVEYSVGGVRS, from the coding sequence ATGGCGATGCATCCCCTTGGCACGCGCGCGCGTGTGCTCCTCACGTCGGTCTTCGGCCCCTTCGCGCAGGACGACGAGTACGGGAGCCGTGCGATCAACCCGATGGAGCTCTACCAGAACCAGGTGACGCGCGAGCAGGGCCCGTTCTCGCTGCGCATGTTCCACCGATCCTGGGGCATCCTGTTCATCCAGCAGAACATCTCGGCGCCGTGCACGGTGCTCGACTTCCCCACCCGCGAACGGTTCATCCGCGAGATCACCACCACGCACTACGACGTCGTCGGCATCTCCAGCATCATCGTCAACGTCGGCAAGGCGCGCGAGATGTGCCGTCTCGTGCGCGAGCACTCGCCGCGTTCCACGATCGTCGTCGGGGGACACGTCACGGCGATTCCGGGCATCGAGCGCCTGCTCGACGCCGATCACGTCGTGAAGGGCGAGGGCGTCGCGTGGTTCCGCGAGTTCCTCGGTGAGGACCCCGGCCGACCCATCGTGCACCCGGTGCTCCCCTCGTCGTTCGGCTTCCGCATCATGGGCCTGCCCGCCCGCGGCGGGCACGACGCGGCGACGATCGTTCCGTCGGTGGGCTGCCCGCTCGGCTGCAACTTCTGCACGACATCGGCGTTCTTCGGCGGCAAGGGCAAGTTCGTCGACTTCTACACGCGCGGCCGCGAGCTCTTCGACATCATGTGCCGCACGGAGGCGGCGCTCGGCACGAAGGCCTTCTTCATGATGGACGAGAACTTCCTGCTGAACCGGAAGCGCGCGCTGGAGCTGCTCGACTGCATGAAGGCTGGCGGCAAGGCGTGGACGCTCTATGTGTTCTCGTCGGCCAACGCGATTGCGAAGTACGACCTGCGCGAGCTCGTCGAGCTCGGCGTGGCGTGGATCTGGCTGGGTCTCGAGTCGGCGCAGAACGGCTACGCGAAGCTGAAGGGCACCGATACGCGACAGCTCGTCGCCGACCTGCAGCAGCACGGCATCCGCGTCCTCGGCTCGACGATCATCGGCCTCGAGCACCACACGCCCGACAACATCGACGCCGAGGTCGAGCACGCCGTCGCCCACGACACCGACTTCCACCAGTTCATGCTCTACACGCCGGTGCCGGGCACGCCGCTCTACCGCGAGATGGAGGCGGAGGGCCGCCTGCTGCCCGGCGTCGATCTCGCCGACATCCACGGGCAGCATCGCTTCAACTTCCGGCACGCCGCGATTGACGGAGGCGACTCCAAGCGCATCCTCGACTGGGCGTTCCGGCGCGACTACGAGCGCAACGGGCCCAGCCTCTATCGCCTGATGCGGACGATGTACGCCGGGTGGCAGCGGTATCGGGACGATCCCGACCCGCGCGTGCGCGAGCGGATGGCGCACGAGGGCCGGCAGCTTCGCGGCACGTATGGCGCGGCGCTGTGGGCCATGGAACGGTACCTGCGCGAGGGCCGACGCGAGGTGAGCGACCGGGTTCGGGCGCTGCGCCTCGAGATCCAGCGCGACCTCGGTGCCGCCGCGCGTGCCGTGCACGCCCTCGCCGGGGCGGCGCTGTTGTGGAGCTCGCGCCGGGAGGCGCGCCGGTTCCCGACCGGCCGTCCACTCGAACCGCGAACCTTCGTCGAGTACTCCGTCGGTGGGGTCAGGTCTTGA
- a CDS encoding PEP-CTERM sorting domain-containing protein produces MRTLCRVALAVVFTGTLATSTHAAIISPFEIAFNVNGTVQSTLDGPLPGTLPGSWDFTAFDLTTGLGVISVTLTDAGDYSLRGFFDYEIDEAENTFFNEFAEAMGVAPGGLSWEIDEPGYVFGDIFTNFAAGALDNTNAVPAASPEDVAVALGWLFALAPGESALIQFTISQVAPGGGFYLVHTDPDSLVGPASVYYSTSLTVRSEGVAEPSSILLLGLGLLLAGRRFRRV; encoded by the coding sequence ATGAGAACGCTCTGCAGGGTGGCGCTGGCCGTGGTGTTCACCGGCACGCTGGCCACCAGCACTCACGCGGCGATCATCTCGCCCTTCGAGATCGCCTTCAACGTGAACGGCACCGTTCAGAGCACCCTTGACGGGCCCTTGCCGGGGACGCTCCCTGGCTCATGGGATTTCACGGCCTTCGATTTGACGACGGGCCTCGGCGTCATTTCCGTCACGCTGACCGACGCGGGTGACTACTCGCTGCGCGGCTTCTTCGACTACGAGATCGACGAAGCGGAGAACACCTTCTTCAACGAGTTCGCCGAGGCGATGGGCGTTGCGCCGGGCGGGCTGTCGTGGGAGATCGACGAGCCGGGCTACGTCTTCGGCGACATCTTCACGAACTTCGCCGCGGGCGCTCTCGACAACACGAACGCCGTGCCGGCGGCGTCGCCCGAGGACGTCGCGGTGGCCCTCGGCTGGCTGTTCGCGCTCGCGCCGGGAGAGAGCGCGCTCATCCAGTTCACGATCTCGCAAGTCGCGCCTGGCGGCGGCTTCTACCTCGTGCACACCGACCCTGATTCGCTGGTGGGACCGGCCAGCGTCTACTACTCGACGAGCCTGACCGTCCGCAGCGAAGGGGTGGCCGAGCCGTCGTCGATCCTGCTGCTCGGCCTCGGCCTGCTGCTGGCCGGCCGGCGCTTCCGCCGCGTCTGA
- a CDS encoding SDR family oxidoreductase: MQISTYFSPDLMKGRTVFVTGGGSGINLGIARNFAAVGANLAICGRTQEKLDGAADELRALGAGVVAQVADVRDMAAIEAVLARTRDELGPVDVLVAGAAGNFLVPAEQLSPNGFKTVVDIDLLGSFNAARAAFEQLKATRGSVLFISAGQAFMPYAFQVHVAAAKAGIDMMMRNLALEWGRYGIRVNSIAPGPIEGTEGMRRLASPAALEQIRQAVPLGRLGTVDDIGQLAVFLASPLATYITGTLVVADGGQNLPGSALFNMGAAQLLKASVKP, encoded by the coding sequence ATGCAGATCTCGACGTACTTCTCGCCCGACCTCATGAAGGGCCGCACCGTGTTCGTGACGGGTGGCGGCAGCGGCATCAACCTCGGCATCGCCAGGAACTTCGCGGCCGTCGGCGCGAACCTGGCGATCTGCGGTCGAACGCAGGAGAAGCTCGACGGCGCCGCTGACGAGCTGCGCGCGCTCGGCGCCGGGGTCGTGGCCCAGGTGGCCGACGTGCGCGACATGGCGGCGATCGAGGCCGTGCTGGCGCGGACGCGGGACGAGCTGGGCCCCGTCGACGTGCTCGTCGCAGGGGCGGCGGGCAACTTCCTCGTGCCCGCCGAACAGCTCTCGCCGAACGGCTTCAAGACCGTTGTGGACATCGACCTGCTCGGATCGTTCAACGCGGCTCGCGCGGCGTTCGAGCAGCTGAAGGCGACCCGCGGCAGCGTCCTCTTCATCTCTGCCGGCCAGGCCTTCATGCCGTACGCCTTCCAGGTGCACGTCGCGGCCGCGAAGGCGGGCATCGACATGATGATGCGTAACCTCGCGCTCGAGTGGGGCCGCTACGGCATCCGCGTCAACAGCATCGCCCCTGGCCCGATCGAGGGCACTGAGGGCATGCGGCGACTGGCCAGTCCCGCCGCTCTCGAGCAGATCCGGCAGGCCGTGCCCCTTGGCCGGCTCGGTACGGTCGACGACATCGGCCAGCTCGCCGTGTTCCTTGCCTCGCCGCTCGCCACCTACATCACGGGCACGCTCGTCGTCGCGGACGGCGGCCAGAACCTGCCGGGCTCCGCGCTGTTCAACATGGGCGCGGCGCAGCTGCTGAAGGCGTCGGTGAAGCCATGA
- a CDS encoding CDP-alcohol phosphatidyltransferase family protein, translating into MFDEPVRAWFPRVARPLVAALARAGLTPNQVTWFAAALGLAAAGCVATGYTLTGLGVWVVSRVADGLDGALARATGAKSPFGGYLDITLDMLAYAAMVVGFAFANPQHGLAWACILAGYVVAITTTLALSNAAAETGQTVSGTNRTFQFTRGVAEAGETTVMYVLWGLFPQWMGVLVWVWVGMLAVTGLQRSYLAWRVLR; encoded by the coding sequence ATGTTCGATGAACCCGTGCGGGCGTGGTTTCCCCGCGTTGCGCGTCCGCTCGTCGCCGCACTGGCTCGTGCCGGTTTGACGCCCAACCAGGTGACGTGGTTCGCTGCGGCTCTCGGTCTGGCGGCTGCCGGGTGCGTCGCGACAGGGTACACGCTGACGGGACTCGGTGTCTGGGTGGTGAGTCGTGTGGCCGATGGGCTCGACGGGGCCCTGGCGCGTGCGACCGGTGCGAAGTCCCCGTTTGGCGGCTATCTCGACATCACGCTCGACATGCTGGCCTATGCCGCAATGGTCGTGGGGTTTGCCTTCGCCAACCCGCAGCATGGCCTCGCGTGGGCATGCATCCTGGCCGGCTACGTCGTGGCGATCACGACGACGCTGGCGTTGTCGAACGCCGCCGCAGAGACGGGGCAGACCGTGAGCGGCACCAATCGCACGTTCCAGTTCACGCGAGGCGTGGCGGAAGCGGGCGAGACGACGGTGATGTACGTGTTGTGGGGCCTGTTCCCGCAGTGGATGGGGGTGCTCGTGTGGGTCTGGGTGGGGATGCTGGCCGTCACCGGCCTGCAGCGGTCGTACCTGGCGTGGCGGGTGCTGCGTTGA
- a CDS encoding DUF547 domain-containing protein produces the protein MRPVSPPWLFGAMLVTLLACPRTSSPASTFDRDYRAYAAVLAAHVEGDRVDYRALQANRAALDAVVQSFAEVGEADLAGWPRADQMAFWINAYNALTLQVIVDHYPIRSRLFSLAPRNSIRQIDGVWTKISWPVAGRHVTLDDIEHAILRPVYGDARIHFAVNCASVSCPPLALEPYRGATLDTQLDAAARRYLSSPVGLVVDGTTLRVSSLFKWYGEDFVEGYAPLGPARGSSIDRAILGMVGRYGPEAARQLAAGGRARVRFLAYDWSLNDVNPGSPVP, from the coding sequence GTGAGACCCGTCTCGCCCCCATGGCTCTTCGGAGCCATGCTCGTAACCCTGCTCGCCTGTCCGCGGACGTCGAGCCCGGCATCGACGTTCGATCGCGACTACCGAGCGTACGCCGCCGTGCTCGCCGCGCACGTCGAAGGCGACCGCGTCGACTATCGTGCGCTCCAGGCGAACCGCGCCGCGCTCGACGCGGTGGTGCAAAGCTTCGCCGAGGTCGGCGAGGCCGACCTGGCCGGCTGGCCGAGGGCCGACCAGATGGCGTTCTGGATCAACGCCTACAACGCGTTGACGCTGCAGGTCATCGTCGATCACTACCCCATCAGGAGTCGCCTCTTCAGCCTCGCGCCGCGGAACAGCATCAGGCAGATCGACGGTGTCTGGACGAAGATCAGCTGGCCGGTCGCCGGCCGCCACGTGACGCTCGACGACATCGAGCACGCCATCCTGCGGCCGGTCTACGGCGACGCGCGCATCCACTTCGCCGTCAACTGCGCGTCGGTGAGCTGTCCGCCGCTCGCTCTCGAGCCGTATCGCGGCGCGACGCTCGACACGCAGCTCGATGCGGCCGCACGACGCTACCTGTCGAGTCCGGTCGGGCTGGTGGTCGACGGGACCACGCTCCGGGTGTCGAGCCTCTTCAAGTGGTACGGGGAGGACTTCGTCGAAGGCTACGCCCCGCTCGGACCGGCACGTGGCTCGAGCATCGACCGCGCCATTCTGGGCATGGTCGGCCGCTATGGCCCCGAGGCCGCCCGCCAACTCGCCGCGGGCGGCCGGGCGCGCGTGCGGTTCCTCGCCTACGACTGGTCGCTGAACGACGTCAACCCGGGCAGCCCCGTCCCGTAG